The proteins below come from a single Deinococcus radiodurans R1 = ATCC 13939 = DSM 20539 genomic window:
- the guaD gene encoding guanine deaminase codes for MKIYRSTLLHTPASPFAVPDALQTFSDGALAVGDTGTIAHLGTFTEVLAEVRAACPDAEVHDLRGGVLLPGFIDTHVHYPQVRVLGGLGMALLEWLDRNTLPEEARLADAAYARTIAGEFLHGLASHGTTTALVFGSHFAGAMDEFFAEAAARGLRVVAGQVVSDRLLRPELHTTPERAYAEGKALIERWHGQGRSLYAVTPRFSLSASEGILDACAALLTEFPDVRFTSHINENNQEIEVVRGLFPGARDYLDTYERAGLVTPRSVFAHNVHPNERELGVLAAQRCSVAHCPCSNSALGSGLFPLRRHLAAGVHVALGTDVGGGTGFSLLKEGLQAYFMQQLLGEEGAALSPAHLLYLATLAGAQALGLDGQVGDFTPGKQFDAVWLRPRAGSTLATVLAHAESEERTLAALFALGTGDDVERVWVGGGVVFAREAEA; via the coding sequence ATGAAGATCTATCGCTCGACCCTGCTGCACACGCCCGCCAGTCCCTTTGCCGTGCCCGACGCCCTCCAGACCTTCAGCGACGGGGCGCTGGCGGTGGGGGACACCGGCACCATCGCCCACCTCGGGACCTTTACAGAGGTGCTTGCCGAGGTGCGGGCCGCCTGCCCGGACGCCGAGGTCCACGACCTGCGCGGCGGGGTGCTGCTGCCGGGCTTCATCGACACCCACGTGCATTACCCGCAGGTGCGGGTGCTCGGCGGGCTGGGCATGGCGCTGCTTGAGTGGCTCGACCGCAACACCCTGCCTGAGGAAGCGCGGCTGGCCGACGCGGCGTATGCCCGCACTATTGCCGGAGAGTTTCTGCACGGGCTGGCCTCGCACGGAACGACCACCGCACTGGTGTTCGGCAGCCACTTCGCCGGGGCGATGGACGAGTTTTTTGCCGAGGCGGCGGCGCGCGGGCTGCGGGTGGTCGCCGGGCAAGTCGTCAGCGACCGGCTGTTGCGGCCCGAGCTGCACACGACCCCCGAGCGAGCTTACGCGGAGGGCAAAGCCCTGATCGAGCGCTGGCACGGGCAGGGGCGCAGTCTCTACGCCGTCACGCCGCGCTTTTCGCTCTCGGCGTCGGAAGGCATCCTCGACGCCTGCGCCGCGCTGCTGACCGAGTTTCCTGACGTGCGCTTCACCAGCCACATCAACGAGAACAATCAGGAAATCGAGGTGGTGCGTGGGCTCTTTCCCGGCGCGCGTGATTACCTCGACACCTACGAGCGCGCCGGACTGGTCACGCCGCGCAGCGTCTTCGCACACAACGTGCACCCGAACGAGCGCGAACTCGGCGTCCTGGCCGCGCAGCGGTGCAGCGTCGCCCACTGCCCGTGCAGCAATTCGGCGCTCGGCAGCGGGCTGTTTCCGCTGAGGCGTCACCTTGCGGCGGGCGTCCACGTCGCGCTCGGCACCGATGTGGGCGGCGGCACCGGCTTCTCGCTGCTCAAAGAGGGCCTCCAGGCGTACTTCATGCAGCAACTGCTTGGGGAAGAGGGCGCGGCCCTCAGTCCAGCACACCTGCTCTACCTCGCTACGCTCGCCGGGGCGCAGGCGCTGGGGCTGGACGGGCAGGTCGGGGATTTCACACCCGGCAAGCAGTTCGATGCGGTGTGGCTGCGGCCCCGGGCGGGCAGCACGCTGGCGACGGTGCTGGCACACGCCGAGAGTGAGGAGCGGACGCTCGCGGCGCTGTTTGCGCTGGGAACGGGGGACGACGTGGAGCGGGTGTGGGTCGGTGGGGGGGTGGTGTTTGCGCGGGAGGCAGAAGCCTGA
- a CDS encoding GGDEF domain-containing protein, with protein MLRTLVLNFCLLVTLVYLLSLTYKSAADLADSRLQVPRFLLVSLMCVPLMFFPAQVAPGVFVDLRAVPIAFLTLRLGWGWGLVGAVPLLVYRYLLGGVGWPPAMVSAIGVVLVAGLFHGRLGLFRPQWPWERLLLPLLLIFLPNGLLLPIIRHDLSLYLTVWLPLLVMCFLGALITLGILRSRFRLLSLVETFERQAHQDALSTLANRRQFDLDIQTLGPDDVLCLIDIDHFKQVNDVHGHEAGDGVLVQLGELLPRCLRASDRAYRYGGEEFAVLFRMTGAVDPAVLGERLRAQVAQTAFTVLGGAPLTVSVGLARRGEGSVGDCFRRADVALYAAKRGGRNRAVVWGPELGEGTG; from the coding sequence ATGTTGCGTACCTTGGTTCTCAATTTCTGTTTGCTGGTCACGCTGGTATACCTGCTGAGTCTGACCTATAAAAGTGCGGCTGATTTGGCCGACTCTCGTCTCCAGGTGCCACGCTTCCTGCTCGTTTCGCTGATGTGCGTGCCGCTGATGTTTTTTCCGGCGCAGGTGGCGCCTGGGGTCTTTGTTGACCTGCGAGCAGTGCCGATTGCTTTCCTGACCCTCCGCCTGGGCTGGGGCTGGGGGCTGGTGGGCGCCGTGCCGCTGCTCGTCTACCGCTACCTGCTGGGCGGCGTGGGCTGGCCGCCGGCCATGGTGAGTGCGATCGGTGTGGTGCTGGTGGCGGGGCTCTTTCATGGTCGGCTGGGACTGTTCAGGCCGCAGTGGCCGTGGGAACGACTACTTTTGCCGCTGCTGCTGATTTTTCTGCCCAATGGGCTGCTGCTGCCGATTATCCGGCATGATTTGAGCCTCTATCTGACCGTGTGGCTGCCGCTGCTGGTAATGTGCTTTCTGGGCGCGTTAATCACGCTGGGCATCTTGCGCAGTCGTTTCCGCCTGCTCTCGCTGGTCGAAACCTTTGAGCGGCAGGCCCACCAGGACGCGCTCTCGACCCTCGCCAACCGGCGGCAGTTTGATCTCGACATCCAGACGCTGGGGCCTGACGACGTGCTGTGCCTGATCGATATTGACCATTTCAAGCAGGTGAACGACGTGCACGGGCACGAAGCGGGCGACGGGGTGCTGGTGCAACTCGGGGAGCTGTTGCCGCGTTGCCTGCGCGCCTCGGACCGGGCCTACCGTTACGGCGGCGAGGAATTTGCCGTGCTCTTCCGGATGACGGGGGCGGTGGACCCGGCAGTACTTGGCGAACGGTTACGCGCCCAGGTGGCCCAGACAGCCTTTACGGTACTGGGGGGCGCTCCTCTGACGGTGTCGGTCGGGCTGGCGCGCCGGGGCGAGGGCAGCGTGGGCGACTGCTTTCGACGGGCGGACGTGGCACTTTACGCGGCGAAGCGAGGAGGGCGGAATAGGGCGGTGGTGTGGGGGCCGGAGTTGGGAGAAGGAACGGGATGA
- a CDS encoding tyrosine-type recombinase/integrase, producing MHPQDERQLKLTRALQEADLDTVLGILGPELRWPLKQLRSNLRLIFAAAERDHVSLLHPPADFVTWLQGPLHETVKGPGTAKANTVVARLSTISRLYELLMDEGVVIRQPLRGLVRPPGERKVEKVPPREDIERLLVHAQPDPALFAALTLMYRHTFQVAEMLALRWSAFRHEDGTILRRRTLCQLDDASYAALDRLLAQAGGPLSNPAGRIFPFENNDALRTRIFQVCREANLTFVNPAKLRKAGLRDFPLTPDQAGFIGDEAYALARELASRLTEEDSVSSATGSVNQ from the coding sequence ATGCATCCACAGGACGAACGGCAACTCAAGCTGACGCGAGCGTTGCAGGAAGCGGACCTCGACACCGTGCTGGGGATTCTGGGGCCGGAGCTGCGCTGGCCGCTCAAGCAACTGCGGAGCAACCTGCGGCTGATCTTCGCGGCGGCGGAGCGCGACCATGTCAGCTTGCTGCATCCGCCTGCCGATTTCGTGACGTGGTTGCAGGGGCCACTGCACGAAACGGTTAAGGGGCCGGGCACTGCCAAGGCGAATACCGTGGTGGCGCGGCTTTCCACCATCTCACGGCTGTACGAACTGTTGATGGACGAGGGCGTTGTGATTCGTCAACCGCTGCGGGGACTGGTGCGCCCGCCGGGGGAACGCAAGGTGGAAAAGGTGCCGCCGCGTGAAGACATCGAGCGGCTGCTGGTGCACGCGCAGCCTGACCCGGCGCTGTTCGCCGCTTTGACGCTGATGTACCGACATACCTTTCAGGTGGCCGAGATGCTCGCGCTGCGCTGGTCGGCGTTCCGGCACGAAGACGGCACCATCCTGCGGCGGCGGACGCTATGCCAGCTTGACGACGCGAGTTATGCGGCGCTCGACCGGCTGCTCGCGCAGGCGGGGGGGCCGCTGTCTAATCCCGCCGGGCGCATTTTCCCCTTTGAAAACAACGACGCGCTGCGGACCCGAATTTTTCAGGTGTGCCGGGAGGCCAATCTCACCTTCGTCAATCCAGCCAAGCTGCGCAAGGCAGGGCTGCGCGACTTTCCACTTACGCCCGATCAGGCAGGCTTTATCGGCGACGAGGCGTATGCGCTGGCAAGAGAACTGGCGAGCCGCTTGACGGAGGAGGACTCCGTCTCTTCTGCCACTGGGTCGGTCAATCAATAA
- a CDS encoding NCS2 family permease, whose translation MTSSSPQGAPPSGLDRFFGLTTSGSTVPRELRAGLTTFLTMSYILFVNPQVLSAAIPVPGAFAQLLTTTAIAAAFGSLVMGLIAKYPYAQAPGMGLNAFFAFTVVLGMKVPWQTALGAVFISGVLFVLLSLLGARQAIVQAIPRGLKFAITAGIGTFLAFLGLKSAGIVVTNPATFVGLGSLTAPGAWLALLGLVVTAGLMVRRVTGAILWGILLTSAAAIVLRLPVFAGGAEGALQAFPGFQGSLLGIFGAPVWPVDLVGQLDIGGALGLGLLNVVFTFFFVDFFDATGTLTGLSQKAGFLDEHGNMPRARRLFAMDGLAAMFGAFMGTSTTTAYVESASGIGEGGRTGLTAVTVGVLFLFAMLLWPLAAAIPAAATAPALILVGALMMEGIKQIDWDDLTESLPAFLTIIMMPLTFSIANGVSLGVISYCLIKLIGGRGREVSPLLYGLGLLLLARYLWLQH comes from the coding sequence GTGACTTCTTCCTCTCCCCAGGGTGCGCCGCCGTCGGGTCTGGACCGCTTTTTCGGGCTGACCACCTCCGGCTCCACTGTTCCCCGCGAGCTGCGGGCCGGGCTGACCACCTTCCTCACGATGAGTTACATCCTCTTCGTGAACCCACAGGTGCTCTCGGCGGCCATTCCGGTGCCGGGCGCCTTCGCGCAGCTCCTGACCACCACCGCCATCGCGGCGGCGTTCGGGTCGCTGGTGATGGGCCTCATCGCCAAATACCCCTACGCGCAGGCGCCGGGCATGGGCCTGAACGCCTTTTTCGCGTTCACGGTGGTGCTCGGCATGAAGGTACCCTGGCAAACGGCGCTGGGGGCGGTCTTCATCAGCGGCGTGCTGTTCGTGCTGCTCAGCCTGCTCGGGGCGCGGCAGGCCATCGTGCAGGCGATTCCACGCGGGCTCAAGTTCGCCATCACGGCGGGCATCGGCACCTTTCTCGCCTTCCTGGGCCTTAAGAGCGCGGGCATCGTGGTCACCAACCCCGCCACTTTCGTCGGCCTCGGCAGCCTCACCGCGCCTGGGGCGTGGCTCGCGCTGCTCGGACTCGTCGTCACGGCGGGGCTGATGGTGCGGCGGGTCACGGGCGCGATTCTCTGGGGCATCCTGCTGACCTCCGCCGCCGCTATTGTGCTGCGCCTGCCGGTGTTCGCCGGGGGCGCCGAAGGTGCGCTGCAAGCGTTTCCCGGCTTTCAGGGCTCGCTGCTCGGCATCTTCGGGGCGCCGGTGTGGCCGGTGGACCTCGTCGGCCAGCTCGACATCGGCGGGGCGCTGGGCCTGGGCCTGCTGAACGTGGTCTTCACCTTCTTCTTCGTGGACTTTTTCGACGCCACCGGCACTCTGACCGGCCTCTCCCAAAAGGCGGGTTTCCTCGACGAGCACGGCAACATGCCGCGCGCCCGGCGCCTCTTTGCGATGGACGGCCTCGCCGCTATGTTCGGCGCCTTCATGGGCACGAGCACCACCACCGCCTATGTCGAGTCCGCGAGCGGCATCGGGGAAGGGGGGCGCACCGGCCTGACCGCCGTGACGGTGGGCGTGCTGTTCCTCTTCGCCATGCTGCTGTGGCCGCTCGCCGCCGCCATTCCCGCCGCCGCCACCGCGCCCGCGCTGATTCTGGTGGGCGCCCTGATGATGGAAGGCATCAAGCAGATCGACTGGGACGACCTGACCGAGAGCCTGCCTGCCTTCCTGACCATCATCATGATGCCGCTGACCTTCTCCATCGCCAACGGCGTGAGCCTCGGTGTCATCTCCTACTGCCTGATCAAACTCATCGGAGGTCGTGGCCGCGAAGTCAGCCCGCTGCTGTATGGCTTGGGCCTGCTGCTGCTCGCCCGGTATCTCTGGCTGCAACACTAA
- the pdxY gene encoding pyridoxal kinase, translating to MTTPVSSSDSLDSVTPTLPRNILSIQSWVSYGHVGNAAAIFPLQRLGFEVWGVHTVQFSNHTGYGAWTGPVFEPGVIAELLDGIEARGVLPQCDGVLSGYVGSGGTVAAVVGAVGRVRQAHPQALYCCDPVMGDVGRGVFVHPDLPALIAAQAIPAADIVTPNQFELELLTGQKVETLADALAAAHALRERLNPAGPRIVLLTSLVRADAPASSIETLAVTGEGSWLCRTPLLPLDPPRNGTGDAIAALFYGQFLRTGSAEQALTLSMSALYALLDLTHRLGTREIQLVAAQGEFERPRHLFAAERVE from the coding sequence ATGACGACGCCCGTTTCTTCGTCCGACTCTTTGGATTCTGTCACGCCTACCCTCCCGCGCAACATCCTGAGCATCCAGTCGTGGGTGAGCTACGGCCACGTCGGCAACGCGGCGGCCATTTTTCCCCTGCAACGCCTGGGTTTCGAGGTCTGGGGCGTCCACACCGTGCAGTTTTCCAACCATACCGGCTACGGCGCCTGGACCGGGCCGGTGTTCGAGCCGGGCGTGATTGCCGAGCTGCTCGACGGCATCGAAGCGCGCGGCGTCCTGCCGCAGTGTGACGGCGTGCTCAGCGGCTACGTGGGCTCGGGCGGCACGGTGGCGGCGGTGGTGGGGGCGGTAGGCCGGGTCCGGCAGGCCCACCCGCAGGCCCTCTACTGCTGCGACCCGGTGATGGGCGATGTGGGGCGCGGCGTGTTCGTGCATCCTGACCTGCCCGCCCTCATCGCCGCGCAGGCCATCCCCGCCGCCGACATCGTGACCCCTAATCAGTTTGAACTTGAGTTGCTCACCGGGCAAAAGGTGGAGACTCTGGCGGACGCACTCGCCGCTGCGCACGCTCTGCGCGAACGCCTCAACCCCGCTGGGCCGCGCATCGTGCTGCTGACCAGTCTGGTCCGCGCGGACGCCCCGGCGAGCAGCATCGAGACATTAGCCGTGACGGGCGAAGGCTCCTGGCTGTGCCGCACGCCGCTGCTGCCGCTCGACCCCCCGCGCAACGGCACCGGCGACGCGATTGCCGCGCTGTTCTACGGCCAGTTTCTCCGCACCGGCAGCGCCGAGCAGGCCCTCACGCTTTCCATGAGTGCCCTTTACGCCCTGCTCGACCTCACCCACCGCCTCGGCACCCGCGAGATTCAACTCGTGGCGGCCCAGGGCGAGTTCGAGCGGCCCCGCCACCTCTTCGCTGCCGAACGGGTGGAATAA
- a CDS encoding Ppx/GppA phosphatase family protein: MGQPPHAQAAAGITLHHMRVAVADVGTNSSHLLIAEALPGDAGGFRVIDTLKDRTRLGECLDTRGELTPEGEERLASALTRFRELAASAGAGDVRVYATSALREAPNGAEVAERVRQRTGLYPAVISGVREGELTYLGVREAVELGPDNVLLDLGGGSLEFVRGAEERAADVLSLPLGAIRMTRAFPEGDGKNAGRDVADAVARQVRELLRPHAGRFAARPGTQFFLSSGTAEAAADAIAQRRGGRPAEAAGGVNGERFTLTELADLLAHVARLRPAQRARVPGLERRGDTILAALSVLHAALDALGAREVTVSEGALREGMLIEELAQVQTFSLALSTRQRSVLATAGRFGVNLSHAGQVAELSRELFDRLLAAGETFPPPARSLLTAAAVLHEAGQIVSQSSHHKHGAYLIRHAGLRGFGPQDIELIAQIARYHRKSLPKPSHPDYVALAPADRALVARLAGILRVADGLDRAHTGLARVDDLRRQGQGWQLRVSGVTPLDLAGVGEKGDLWAREFGPLSVQNAAEAKAT; the protein is encoded by the coding sequence GTGGGTCAGCCCCCGCACGCGCAGGCCGCCGCAGGGATTACTCTGCACCATATGCGGGTCGCCGTCGCCGATGTGGGAACCAACTCCAGTCACCTCCTGATTGCCGAGGCTCTGCCGGGCGACGCCGGGGGCTTCCGGGTCATAGACACCCTCAAGGACCGCACCCGCCTGGGCGAGTGCCTGGACACGCGCGGCGAGCTGACTCCCGAAGGTGAGGAGCGGCTCGCGTCCGCCCTGACCCGCTTCCGCGAGCTGGCGGCGTCGGCGGGCGCGGGAGACGTGCGCGTCTACGCGACCTCCGCGCTGCGCGAGGCGCCCAACGGCGCGGAAGTCGCCGAGCGCGTCCGGCAGCGCACCGGCCTGTACCCGGCGGTCATCAGCGGCGTACGCGAGGGCGAACTCACCTACCTCGGCGTGCGCGAGGCGGTCGAACTCGGCCCCGACAACGTGCTGCTCGACCTCGGCGGCGGCAGTTTGGAATTCGTGCGCGGCGCCGAGGAGCGGGCGGCGGACGTCCTGAGCCTGCCCCTCGGCGCCATTCGCATGACCCGCGCCTTTCCCGAGGGAGACGGCAAAAACGCCGGGCGCGACGTGGCCGACGCGGTGGCCCGGCAGGTGCGCGAGCTGCTGCGGCCCCACGCTGGGCGCTTCGCCGCGCGGCCCGGCACCCAGTTTTTCCTGTCGAGCGGCACCGCCGAAGCCGCCGCCGACGCCATCGCGCAGCGCCGCGGCGGGCGCCCGGCTGAGGCGGCAGGTGGGGTCAACGGCGAGCGCTTTACCCTCACCGAACTCGCCGACCTGCTTGCCCACGTCGCCCGGCTGCGGCCTGCCCAGCGTGCGCGGGTGCCGGGGCTGGAGCGCCGGGGCGACACCATCCTCGCCGCCCTGAGCGTGCTGCACGCCGCGCTCGACGCCCTCGGCGCCCGTGAGGTGACGGTCAGCGAAGGTGCCCTGCGCGAAGGGATGCTGATCGAGGAACTCGCTCAGGTCCAGACTTTCAGCTTGGCGCTCAGCACCCGCCAGCGCAGCGTGCTCGCGACCGCCGGGCGCTTCGGCGTCAACCTCTCGCACGCCGGGCAGGTGGCCGAGCTGTCACGCGAACTCTTTGACCGGCTGCTCGCGGCGGGCGAGACCTTTCCCCCGCCCGCCCGCAGCCTGCTCACCGCCGCCGCCGTGCTGCACGAGGCGGGGCAGATCGTCAGCCAGAGCAGTCACCACAAGCACGGCGCCTACCTCATTCGCCACGCGGGGCTGCGCGGGTTCGGGCCGCAGGACATCGAACTCATTGCCCAGATCGCCCGTTACCACCGCAAGAGCCTGCCCAAGCCCTCGCACCCCGACTACGTGGCCCTCGCGCCCGCCGACCGCGCCCTGGTTGCCCGGCTCGCGGGCATCCTGCGGGTGGCCGACGGCTTGGACCGCGCGCACACCGGCCTGGCGCGGGTGGACGACTTGCGGCGCCAGGGCCAGGGCTGGCAGCTGCGGGTGAGCGGTGTCACCCCCCTCGACCTCGCCGGGGTGGGGGAGAAGGGCGACCTCTGGGCCCGCGAGTTCGGCCCGCTGAGTGTGCAAAATGCGGCAGAGGCCAAAGCCACCTGA
- a CDS encoding cytochrome P450: MTAHDAQPEPARCPFTGQAAPTETITRRHVPPQGDLAQPVETYARARDLLKSEQAQQAGFLADMVSRVPGSQHPPVLYLEGEEHTEMRRATAKYFTPTQVNTYQPDIARLADELIGKLARRGEAKLDDLSLELAVRVAAGVVGLTNSRLPGMDRRIERFIPSGVDAEPGVKLEGASPLENARQAANMALFYALDVKPAIEARRKAPQDDLISYLLSRGYNDQDILTECVTYGTAGMITTREFISVAAWHLLKNPELRAAYVHGTEKERHAVLHEILRLEPVVGTLYRRAAQEMTVGGEVIPQAACSPSTSGRRTSTRR, translated from the coding sequence ATGACGGCCCACGACGCCCAGCCCGAGCCCGCACGCTGCCCTTTTACCGGGCAGGCGGCCCCGACCGAAACCATCACCCGCCGCCACGTGCCGCCGCAGGGCGACCTGGCCCAGCCGGTGGAAACCTACGCCCGCGCCCGTGACCTGCTCAAGTCGGAGCAGGCGCAGCAGGCGGGCTTTCTGGCCGACATGGTGAGCCGCGTGCCGGGGTCGCAGCACCCGCCGGTCCTGTACCTCGAAGGCGAGGAACACACCGAAATGCGCCGCGCCACCGCCAAATACTTCACGCCGACCCAGGTGAACACCTACCAGCCCGACATCGCCCGCCTTGCCGACGAGCTGATCGGCAAACTCGCGCGCCGGGGCGAGGCGAAGCTCGACGACCTGAGCCTCGAACTCGCGGTGCGGGTCGCCGCCGGGGTGGTCGGGCTGACGAACAGCCGCCTGCCGGGGATGGACCGGCGCATCGAGCGCTTCATTCCCTCGGGAGTCGACGCCGAGCCGGGAGTGAAACTGGAGGGGGCCTCGCCGCTCGAAAACGCGCGCCAGGCGGCGAACATGGCGCTGTTCTACGCGCTGGACGTGAAACCGGCGATTGAAGCGCGGCGCAAGGCCCCCCAGGACGACCTCATCAGCTACCTGCTCTCGCGCGGCTACAACGACCAGGACATCCTCACCGAGTGCGTGACCTACGGCACGGCGGGCATGATCACCACCCGCGAGTTCATCAGCGTGGCGGCGTGGCATCTGCTGAAAAACCCGGAGCTGCGGGCCGCCTACGTCCACGGCACCGAGAAGGAGCGGCACGCCGTGCTGCACGAGATTTTGCGCCTCGAGCCGGTGGTCGGCACCCTGTACCGCCGCGCGGCACAGGAGATGACTGTGGGCGGCGAAGTCATCCCGCAGGCAGCGTGTTCGCCCTCGACATCGGGCAGGCGAACCTCGACCCGGCGGTGA
- a CDS encoding cytochrome P450: MFALDIGQANLDPAVMGEGAEQLCPMRELPRGVQAQGLSFGDGHHRCPGAFLAIKETDVFLRRLLIWNDLHVVSEPRVTYNEVIKGYELRGFRVRLGGARA, from the coding sequence GTGTTCGCCCTCGACATCGGGCAGGCGAACCTCGACCCGGCGGTGATGGGCGAGGGCGCCGAGCAGCTGTGCCCCATGCGTGAGCTGCCGCGCGGCGTGCAGGCGCAGGGCCTTTCGTTCGGTGACGGGCACCACCGCTGCCCCGGCGCGTTTCTAGCGATCAAGGAAACCGACGTGTTCCTGCGCCGGCTGCTGATTTGGAACGACCTGCACGTCGTGAGCGAGCCGCGCGTGACCTACAACGAGGTCATCAAGGGCTACGAGCTGCGCGGGTTCCGGGTGCGGCTGGGCGGAGCGAGGGCCTGA